GGCGATGATATTGCTCTTCGTTTTCCTGTGGTAATTATCTTTATAAATGAAGTTTTTACCTGTATTATACGGCGGGTCTATGTAGATGCATTGGATTTTACCTGTATATGTGTTGCATAGAAGTCGTAATCCATCTAAATTATCGCCTTCTATATACAGATTTTCTGTTTTGCTAGCATTTTTAGAGCGTGGTACATTCAGCATGGGAGTGGACAAAAAAGCTGGCTTCTGAGATCCCTCCTGTAAAGCAGTCTTCTTGTTTGGCCAAATCAACCCGTATCCATCATCGTGTAAGGTATCCTCCCCAAACAGTTTTAACCATTCGTCCCTTACCAGAAATCCTTGATGCATCAAGCTAGGGAAATGCTCTATGAGCTTTTTTCGATTTTCCCTTTGCCGCTCAAGCAGGTGTTGCTTTCGTTCCTCCACTTAGTCGACACCTCCACTATGCTATCAAACTTACTTCTATTACATTCTCTGGATACATATTCGTCATTTTCAATTTTTTTCCTTTCATAGAGCAGTGTCTACAAAAGACGGATGACCTATGAGGCCTAGTCATTCATTTTCAAAAAATTACCTTTTGCATGTATTTGCAGATGTTGATTTTCGGGGTGATTTCATAAAGAAAAGGCTGCTTTCCCATTTAGGAAAACAGCCCCTCCCTCTTATCATGATGAAGATTAGATCGTATATACCTTGCGACTTGGCAATTCCAGACAGTGTAATTTACCGCCGTACACACAGCCTCCATCAATTCCAATAATCTTATTTTTTCCAAAATAAACATCCGTACTACCATCTGGATGCAAATAGTTCGTAGATGTATGACCAAAAACCACCGTCTTTTCTCCCGCATATCCATTATGAAATTCTTCACGTATCCAGATCATTTCTTGCTCGTCCATTTCCTCCAATGATTTGTTTGGACTCACTCCTGCATGGATAAAGATGTATTCCTCTGTCTCATAATAGAGTGGCAATTGTTCTAGGAAACGAATATCCTCTATTAACTGCTCGGGTAATTCCAGTTTAACCCCAGGTGCCTCTTTCTTTGGCAATATTTTGGGTGGCTCATTTGAGCCTATTCCTGGTCTGATCACCTGTTGTAAGGCTTCTTCTTCTGTTAATGGCAATTCAAAACCGTAGGGACGTAATGTTGTAGGTGCATGATTACGCATCCACCTGCCCATCCAGAATTCATTGGCGATGGTTAAGGCTTTAATCATCATATCCTCATGATTTCCTTTTAGGGCAATAGCTCCTGCTTGAGTTAGTTCCTTTACTTTAGCAATGACTCCCTTGGCATTGGGCCCACGATCTACGTAATCACCCAACAGGATGAGTTGATCCTTATCTGCATGGTAATTAGCTTTCGCCAGCAATTGCTCCATTTTATCTAATTCTCCGTGAATATCGCTCATTACCAGAGTACGTTTCATGCTGTCTCACTTCCTTTATCTGTCTGGGGTATGGGGAGTTCATGTTTCCATTGTATTACCTTACATGAGCAAGGAGAGGGCGGCAAGGTTTATTCAGAAAAAAGGTAACTTTCAAAACATAAATACAAACAGAGAAACATATAAACACACGAATCGTTTTGTATATCATCCCATGATTACAATAGGTAGCATAGTGCTAGCTTACTCATCCCAATTCTTAAAAAAACAAATGGTCGGTACACTGGCGACCTGGAGCTTGGGATCATGCTCACCTTTCGTAAACGCCTCTACTGTATTTATATGCTTGATTGATCGATTGGCAAACTCATTTCGTCCCTGTGAACGTATAAGTGTGTAATATTCATAAGGGTCTATTACAGAAAAATCACCCTGTAGCACCCCAGGAAATGCTTTATTAACTGAGTATTCCTGACTCTTGTATTCCTGCAATGCTTTGCCTTTTTGATTTTTATATTTTGAAATATCAACCTTCGCGGTAATAGGGAAAGCTGCTTGTGGAGCACACTCTGTACAATGATCATAATAATGTGGAATAAAGACATAATACAAATCGGGATAGTCTTGTGGGGATGCTTGTGCTTCAAAGCGTTTTACCGCGTTTTCTACCGCAAGAGAAAGCGCAATATGATCAGGATGCCCTGTAACTCCATCTGGTGGAAAGGTGATGATGATCTCCGGTTTCATAGAAAGTAACGTCTGAAGTACGCGCTCTGCCAACACGTTTTGGTCCATCTGCGCAAGCCCGCCATCTGGATAGCGATATAAAAACAAATCGGATACTCCCAAACAGCGGATGGCATTGGTTAATTCGTGCTCACGCCAGACAGCTAGTTCTTTTTGGCAGGTGATCGAATACGGTCCGCACTTCCCTTTATCTCCTGATGTAGCTGTCACCAAATAAATATGATGCCCTAATTCACTATATTTCGCCATGGTTCCTGCGCAGGCAAACGATTCATCATCAGGATGTGGAAAAAGAAACAGGAGGCGTCTTTTTTTCGAATTTCCGATAAAATAACCCATGCTACTTCCTTCCTTTTCTACCCTTATTTCATTTGAATGACAGTAGAATCTTAGTGATTCCTCATGGCAGAAAACCCCATAGCAATTACGCCTTTAATGGGTTCTTGCTCGTTATCATCCACGATTGCTTTTGGAGCATGCTTACTAATCAATTGAATAAGCTTTTGTCTCACAATTGGCTCATGCTTCAGCACGCCTCCTTGTAAAATAATAGGACAAGCTTGTTCTTGTAGATCAAGCTGATCCATGACTGTTTTTATACCTGTAAACAACTCATCTGCGGCTTTTTCCAAAATCTTATGTGCCGTCTGGTCCCCTTGTTGCGCTGCTATACTTACAAGGCGGGAGAGTTCACCCACTCTGTCCACCGAATATGTCCTCTCATTATAGACCCAGTGAAAAAGCTGTTCTACATCATCCATTTGCAAATAAGCAAGGATTCCATCTGTTAGCAATGTAGTATCCGAGCGACCATCTGATGCTCGAAATATAGCGGTTAACGCTTGATTACCGATCCAATAACCACTTCCTTCATCACCTACTAGATGCCCCCAGCCCCCTACTCTGCCTCTCTTCCCATCCGTACCAATACCGCAAACAATGGACCCTGTACCAGCAATGGCCAATATACCAGGCTTACCACCTGTGGCACCTATAAGGGCAGCAACGCAATCATTTTCAACTACCAGTTGCTTTATTTGAATGTTCAGACCAAAAAGCACTTGGTTCACTAGCTTCAATAGGATAGCTCGATCGTAGGAAGTATCCAGACCAGCTAAGCCAAAAACGGCGCAGTCTACGTGTAGAGAAGCGTTTGTTTGAGAGTGATCTTGTAACTGTGGAGGCATGGCTTCATTCATTGCTCTTCGAATTGCCATTTTTAACTCATATGTAGCTGGCTCTACACCTTTTCCATGATAGTTACATGATCCAGCCCTTCCCGTTCCCAGTACCTGCTGGTTGTAGGTAAGTAGCATCGCCAAGCTTTTTGTGCCTCCTCCGTCTACTGCTAGAAGAGGAATATGCCATTGATTCATGTGTTTTCACTCCATGTTGACAGGGTATAATCCAATTGCGACAAGGCGGTTTGACAACGCAATGTTGCTGTCTGCCACCAGTCTTGCATCAGCTTCTGTGTTGTTTTTCGAGCTTCAATCATACGTATCATTTCTCTAGGGCTAGGACCACCCGGTAAAGAACGAATGGTAACAAAATGTACAGGATCAAGCGCTTCAGCAAGCTCTGCCTCAGTTAGTAGTACTTCTCTTTTAATCACTTGTTGAGCTGCTTCATTTACCATATGAAGGGTTACTTGATCAGCTGTCATTCCTTGTTTGATCGCCTGCTGCACTACATAGCTGACAATATGATGCGCGGTTCTAAAAGACAGCTTATCCGTACGGACTAATGTATCCGCTAGTTCGGTCACTGTGGCAAAGCTT
This is a stretch of genomic DNA from Brevibacillus laterosporus DSM 25. It encodes these proteins:
- a CDS encoding metallophosphoesterase family protein — translated: MKRTLVMSDIHGELDKMEQLLAKANYHADKDQLILLGDYVDRGPNAKGVIAKVKELTQAGAIALKGNHEDMMIKALTIANEFWMGRWMRNHAPTTLRPYGFELPLTEEEALQQVIRPGIGSNEPPKILPKKEAPGVKLELPEQLIEDIRFLEQLPLYYETEEYIFIHAGVSPNKSLEEMDEQEMIWIREEFHNGYAGEKTVVFGHTSTNYLHPDGSTDVYFGKNKIIGIDGGCVYGGKLHCLELPSRKVYTI
- a CDS encoding PIG-L deacetylase family protein, which produces MGYFIGNSKKRRLLFLFPHPDDESFACAGTMAKYSELGHHIYLVTATSGDKGKCGPYSITCQKELAVWREHELTNAIRCLGVSDLFLYRYPDGGLAQMDQNVLAERVLQTLLSMKPEIIITFPPDGVTGHPDHIALSLAVENAVKRFEAQASPQDYPDLYYVFIPHYYDHCTECAPQAAFPITAKVDISKYKNQKGKALQEYKSQEYSVNKAFPGVLQGDFSVIDPYEYYTLIRSQGRNEFANRSIKHINTVEAFTKGEHDPKLQVASVPTICFFKNWDE
- a CDS encoding N-acetylglucosamine kinase, whose product is MNQWHIPLLAVDGGGTKSLAMLLTYNQQVLGTGRAGSCNYHGKGVEPATYELKMAIRRAMNEAMPPQLQDHSQTNASLHVDCAVFGLAGLDTSYDRAILLKLVNQVLFGLNIQIKQLVVENDCVAALIGATGGKPGILAIAGTGSIVCGIGTDGKRGRVGGWGHLVGDEGSGYWIGNQALTAIFRASDGRSDTTLLTDGILAYLQMDDVEQLFHWVYNERTYSVDRVGELSRLVSIAAQQGDQTAHKILEKAADELFTGIKTVMDQLDLQEQACPIILQGGVLKHEPIVRQKLIQLISKHAPKAIVDDNEQEPIKGVIAMGFSAMRNH